The Syngnathus scovelli strain Florida chromosome 7, RoL_Ssco_1.2, whole genome shotgun sequence DNA window TGACACTTTCTTTCATTTGAGTCAGATAGACGTCAGCAACAGCCCGAGCATGGGCCAGGGAGCTGGGTGCATCAGCCTGCAGAGAAGCAGCCTGGCAGCCTGTGTAGGGAAATATATattaagcataaaaaaaaaaaaaaaaagaatcattgtTGAAGGAAGTCCAGAAGATTCCCTCAGAGGGTATCTAGTaccaatcacaatactcaccaacGGCCAGCAGCAAAGTGATAGCGAGAGCAACAAACTTCATGATGGAggtctaaaaagaaaaaataagcgTGGTTGTTGTCAGTGTTAAACTTTAATCGTAAACAACACCAGCAAAGACGCTAAAATGTTAGACTCAGGTATCCAATAATAAGAATCTAACCATAGCATAACTCCAAGTTGACCCAAAGAATTAAATGAAAATGTGATTTGGCCTGCTCTTTGAAATAAATCCAGACATAATCAGACACAATAATAAAATTAGCCTGTGCACCATCTTGACTAGGAGTTTTTTCAGAAGATATGATTTCAAGAAATTATTTCGCCAAACATCCTTGTTCTACATCCCCGAATCCCACTTGCAGCTATGGCTTGTCTTACCTGGTGGAGTTCTTGAGGAGACTGTCAACTTGAGCAGGAGCAGACCTTTTATAGCGCTCGGATATGGGATGAGTCGTTGCATGGAGGCGGGAGGGAGGTGTGGGAGCTGTGTCTCCGTGGAAGTGGACCTCACCCCCCAGCCATCTCCCTTAGCAGGGGaccaagttgagagttcaatggTCACCTGCTGTGAGATCACTCGTCATGCAAAGACTTTTTATTCTTCTGCAGTCTAAGAGCATGTGGCATAACATCACTAAATAGCTCTTAATTGTTATTCATTAAACTAATGAGAGGTGAATAATAGATGCGAAATGATGACTGTGTAAAACCAGACAAAGTTGAACTCGAGTGTTACGGGACGGGGCGGTAGAATACAGGATAAGTAAATAGTGTAGGTATGCAAAAGAAGGTGAAAGTTCTGATGACTCTATTTGAACTAGTTGGATTAGCCATTTTGTTTGCAGCGGATGAGACATTGATACAAACAGGCAGGACATGTCTATGGAAGATTCCATGGAATCAACACAAACTCCAGTGTCTAGTCACAATAATTAAAATCTTACTAATTGGGCGGTTATTCTTCGGAGTGCAGTaaaataattgtgtgtgtgtgatttgcggacatgtgtgcgtgtgtgtttgtgtgcgtgggtgCATGAGTGGGAGAGAGTGTAAATTTGATTAATAGGTCAAAGGGTGGCGTGTGCCATGCTGATGTTTGTTGTCTTATCTCGTGGACTTTGTCACAGTGGCTTCATGTCATGAAATTCGAGGAAAAGGAATGAATGTACCCCATCACCAACAGCCACATACTACACTATATAGTGGCTAGATTGAAAGTTAGTCAGCCATAGAACATTGACCTGTGCAAAGCTCTCCATTCCACCGTCACTGTGCAGCGGTGTACAGACAAATCTGATAAGGATGATCCACATATCAGCTGCAGACTTCGGAGCTGCTGACCAAGATGAAAATGGGCCTCTCAGAGGAATGGCTTTTATCTGGGACAGCAACCTTTGAGATGGCACTCAGTGCATTTCATCGATTTGGCATTCACACTTATCCGTCCATCTAGATAAGCGCCATAATTGTTATCAAGAGGACCTCAGTGCTCCTCCAACCTGCTCATTTCATAATGTTTGTACTGCGATGACAAATGTTGTGCTACATTTTCAACATATGCTTCTAATAGTCATAATTTGTCATCCATTTACTTGTTTTATGGGCAGACAGGTGCAAAACGATTTTCAAGAGCTAATAAATATTTAATAGGCAAATCCACCACTTGATCAGACTCTGGCTGAGGGTCAGAGTTCATTTCATTGTTGCAGCTGATTTCATAATGGAGCACCGTTCTAAAACCAGCAGGGGAGGTTATCTCAGCTGTAAGGAACACTGAGGAGCTCTTCGCTTCCAACCCTATCCACCCCCCACATTATTTCAGATTAATCCGTTCAACCCTTGTGATGATGTTTTTGTCATGGCACATCTGTTGAACTCTGCTTTTAAACTTGGGTCAAAGCTGTGGTTGTGTCATTGTAGGTTGCTTGACTCTATTTGAGTGGGCAAAGCAAGGTCATTCAAAATGAACTCAAATAACCAGAATAactctagattttttttattatcatccAATATTCAAACGATTACTAAAAGTCAAAATATTGTGTTCCAAATAGCCTGCCATGAGGTAATAGGTGACTATACTATCTTTCTTGTTTATGAGCGTCgccatttacctcaaaagataAGGAACCTGCCAATACGCTGGTTTTTTTCCGAAGCGGGGTGAACAAGGGcatgcaaagttttttttttctatttttgggAACGTTACTACTTGAGATGTCAATCCAACAATAAATCTGTGGGTCTCCTGATTTCATACGCATGTGATTTAGTGAATCATTTCAGACTCAAGGCCAGTCAGTGGGTGTCTAATACTCAAATTGCCCAACAAGTGGAGGTTATTCACCCATTACCCAAAAAGTCAAAGCagccacgtaaaaaaaaaaaaaaaaggatatgaaTCAATGTCAGTGACTCAatcaaacaacaaaaatcaagCATAGAACAAATAGTCCCTTATAGTTTGTTTTTCTGATTTACATGACATAACTAGTAGTTTCCTAAGATATGAATTAGTTCGGGTTAGAGTTGGAAatagcacacgcacgcgcgcgcgtgcaCGTGATTAAAATGTAGTGCAATATGAGAAGTGTGCACATTCGGTCGGACACGTACGGTAGCCGTGGTTTCAAGTCCTACGGAAGGTGACGTCATGCTTGAAGGTGAGCTGACGAATTTTTTTTGTACACGCCTTGAAAAGATACTCATCTCCCAAATGTAACCAAACAAAAATAGCAGACTGGCGAAGCGCGAGACGGTTTTAACATGAAACCAGTTTTGCAtgtgccatttaaaaaaaaaaaaactgttagcGTCAATCCTCCCCCAGAATCTAGGACAAGTAAAATAGCTGCTTGGCTTTAGGATTATGCGCTGCTATTATTATATGAGCATTTCTCCCAAAAGATTTGAATGAAACATTTGCCATGGAGCATCCTTCACCTGTCACGTGTGTGACGACGTGTGTGACGAAAATGCTTTTGACATCAGATTTGTTCTCCAAAATTACCGAGGGATCGCCTTTTGCTTCCATAACGCTCATGTCTTGTCTGCTTATAGGTAAaataacaattattattattattaatttattttcacatAATATAGGACTTCTTGTTAGCTGTCAGCAGTAGCTATGAGTAGCTTGAAGAATCCAGAGTCTGATCACTCTGAAAAAGGTAGGCATTGTGTAAGCATATCCTATGCCTAAACATTCAATCCAATAACTCCATGTTAGACACATATGTGTCCATTTTGGGGCTGGCTGAATCCGATAACTGCGATATTAATTGCTGTGATTTCTATCAGATATCAGGGTGTACGCACGGGACATAGGAATTGATCCAGACAATGAGCCAGAACTTTTGTGTCTAGCTAAGGAAGCTATATTTGCCCATCTGCCCCCAGGATGGACTGAAAGGTAAGTGATGCAGGCCTCCATTTTGACTTCTTTATGGTTTGACACAGTGTCAATTATTTCCATAAGTGacttatgtttatttatttagcacTTTTCCACCTCCAAAGAACATGTTGCTTATTAGTGGTTAGATTATGACGTCAAGATATTACATACACGATTAACACACCTGTTAAGTGAGCCAGTGGATGACTGACTCGGGCTTAGATGATGCAAAACTGTCAGCCATTTTGATGTGGCAATATTTAGAAAGCTGGAGCGACATTCATGTCAGCATTCACGGTTTGACCTGTTTATAATACAACTTtaccaccatcttgtggcatcttggtgCAAAGGAAGTACTCGTTGAAGTGAGTTGAGAAACCGTTATGCTTTGGCGTCACCTTGTGCCTTCTACCTGTATGTACAGGGAATTCTAAATATTTTAGGGAAACCTCAATTAAAGAGGATTGCCATTTGGCTTCTATGAATAATAAGGGTTCACTAACTATGATGATGTGCTCATGAATGTACCTGAGTGTGCCATGGACTTTTTAGACTGGattttttgctgtttatttTATAATTTGGTTTTTCAATGTGCCAATTAAGTCCTACTCTTGACTCCAACTGATTTTACCCCTACAGCTATGATGAGAGTGGAAAGCCAATATTTCACAACCACTATTTGCAGACAACCACTAATGAACACCCCTGTAAAGTGCAGTACCGTAAAATGGTGGCTCAGGAACGTGAGCGTATCCAGCGCGCCGGTGCAATCCAACTGGACAGAAAAGAGACTGAGGAGACTAATAATACACACGCAGTGAGTGGCTTAAAGATAAATACCCGCCCCAGTCCACCCACAAGGGTGAGCCGGAGTCTCTCCCATCTGACTAATGGTGTACATGTATTTGGAATCACACAAATTGCTGTCCTTGAGCTCTTTGTCCAGTTGATAGATCTCTGACTCCATGCAATATAGTAAGCATCTAGATTctagggtgaaaaaaaaaatcatatttgtcTGGCCCCACTTTTTAATTGATTCCTGCTCTCCTGTTAAATTCCTCCTTCGACTTGGTTCTATCCATCACCAGATCGCAAGCAAATATTGTGCTGCTTCCTTTTTTAGGCACGTTTCTTCAGTGGATTCTTAAGTTTAATAAGCTGCAAGTGTGATGAAACAACATCCCTGACACTGATCAGCTTTGACGACGATGTCACGTTCTCAGAAAAGGAGGTACATTTACACACGTGTACACTTGTCAAGTCTTAAGATTTCAGATGACATTTTGCTGTCATGTACAATTAtataatgtgtgttgaagttaaattgttttattcatgtGTGCACTTGTGACCACATCTAGTACTCTGGGGGCACTGTTAGTGGCGGTCTAGGAGAGAAGTTGGAAATCCTTCTTGATAAGGCCCATTCTTGGGACCAGAGTAGCGGCTCGCCGCTGCAACAGGTACATGAACTTGGTTCTAGCCAATGTTATCCTGTGTTTTCTCAGGGTGCTcaaaaaaaacttcaaacttCAGCTTAAAATGCAGAGAATTTGGTTGTACATTGTACATGTGAATAATAAAGCTCATTTATATAATATATGGTTATACATTTATCTATAATCCACTCATTGTGACCCTTAATGGCTTAGTGTTGACTTGTGAGATTTTGCTAAATTATTTTAACTTATTCCACACTTTTCCGCTCTTTTAAGGCATGTAGTATATAATCtttcattattttcttttctaATTAAATAATAAGCTGTCTAGCGGATTTCCGATCTCCGACAATTCTATTTACTGTGATAGTCAGCTGGAGACGGATGAAAAAGATGAGGAGACTGATACTGACAAGaggtttgttttgtcttttcattttgtttcatgATGTCATTAATGTTATAAACagacaataaaaataatttgataAGTCCTAAATTTTCCCAACTGTTTTACAATGTTTGCTCTGACAGAACAGAATTACTTGGACTCGTTCGTCTTCATTATGATGtcacgtgtgtgtgtcacttttgacatttatttttttatttattggtttatttattagtttatgtattggtttatttattttattgtttggtAGTACAACTTAAATTGATTTACACCTCTCGTTCAACACTCCTTCAGCCCAGATGAATCAGGAAATGACTCCTCTGGTGAGTATTACAATAGTGGATCATAAACTAGAACACAATCAGAGCACTGATGCTGTTTGTGACCCAGCAGCCAAAGAGGACCAGGAGAAAGACATTTTGAATAAACCTGGAGTAAGTAGAGTAACTGATAAATAATGATTTGATCAAATATGTGTAAAATTTGCCAATGGCGAGTGCAGTATTTCGTTAAAAGTTTTTTAATCGACAGTTGAATCAATTTAAATCTACTCCAAAACACAATAAGGTGATCCAGTGAAAATATTTGCTTTGTCAGCGTTCTTTTTACAGAGGATTCTTGAGTGTTTTAGGCTTTGGGAAGGGTGAATGTTTTTTCCATGCACCTTCAAGCAGTGATCATAAAGACAATGGCATCTCTGCAAAGGAGGTAACTGTATATCACAATTGCTCATTGAATATAATTGCTTCAGTTGTTGGCAGAACTACTTTTGtgatagtgaaaaaaaaaacttttttttgtgcatgtgtaCAATTCTGTACACTTGCTGCTGATAGTTGGCTGTAACAAATGTATTTCCAGCAAAACTTGAATGTTCTgtgcatattttattttgtcaggGTTTCTTTCGCAGTGGATTCTTGAGTATTATGCATACCAGGGAAGATGATCAAGTAGATATTGGTCTCATGGCTGAAAAGGAAGTGAGCAACACCAGTAGATgagtagcaaaacaaaatagttGCAGGGGCTCTCCTGAGATCTTGTTGACTTGATAGTGTTGAATTAAAAGTTTGCTTTTTGTCCTATTTGTGTCCTAAAGAATCCTCTTTGCTTTGACTATCTGCTAGAGATGGATGTCAAAGAACGGGCAGATCAGGTGACTGAGGCTCCCAAAAGGTTTGTCTTGtgatctttttgttttgttttctagaATATTCTGTTATAGTATTTCTAGAAAATAGTGCCTGATCGAATTTGTGGTTAAATTTTAAAAAGCAATTCCCCACTCTTTTTATCGCTGCCTGCAGCCAAGCAGAATCAAGAAATGAGTCATCAAGCAAATACGTCTGGAGTAAACCAAAGGATGGACACAACACAGGCACTTTTGATATTGAGGGTTCAGAAGATGAGGAAGAAGACTCACCCATAACAGTTAGTGGCTGATGGTTGAAGTATTAGTCTAAGTTTAGTGCAATGGCAATATAGATACTGTGTTTCAGTTCATTTGCTtccacaaagatttttttttttcattgcttgtttgttttcattttattttgagagGGTGGATTAAGATGTAATGTACATGTTTGTGTTTGTATTTGTACCGTAGGACTCAGAAGTGGCCATCAGGGTTGTAGATCCAGCAGAGGAGATAACTGAGCTTGAGGTCCAGTCTGACGACCAAAGTCCAGAATCACCAGAGCAGGAggtataaattaattaattaattaatgattAATCAAAACTTGATCATTATTTTGTTCTTGTTGTGTTTTCAGGTTTCCGAAAGAGTTTTGGACAGCAGTGATTCTGTTTTTGAGACAGAGACTAGTAGTAAGAGGTTTGTTCTTCTAAATTCAATCATGAAAGCAACTATTAGCCTAAAAGCATCAAATCAACCACAATCGGACTGTTCTGATTATCTAAGAACACTTTACGCCTTTTAGCTGAGCAGCTTCATCACTTTGTGTTAAATGCAAtaagttgtcattttcaaagAAATGACATGAAAACTCCAAAAttagaaaacaaaatacaatttcagagtgctatctgtgttttttttgtgtgtttttgtactATTGTCCTCCCTGTAGCCAAGACGAGTCGGGGAACGACTCCTCTGTTGAAGATGAGGACATCCAGTGCGGTGTTACTTGTGGGCGCTCACTAGCTAAGCACAAAGAAGACTTTCCCAAAACAAATGATGTGAGTGGATGTTTGAGCACATGAACGTGTGCCAAAGTCTCTGTGGAGTAATTTACATTGGCTGTATTTTACCACGCACTAACTTATTTTAGGAACAATCACCAACAGTCATATTATTTTTTGCAACATATAAGTAGTCACAGCGATCACATTTCATGCCAATAATGTTGTCGTCTACTTTGAAAAGTTTGGAAATGGGCTGAAATTTAATTGACCACATGTAGAAAACCCAATCGCCACATAAGAAGGTCCGAGTGCTTACCTCCAATACACTGTGAAGCGCTCTCTAAACCACAAGACttaaaatattaaatgtgtCCAAACTTCTTACCAGGTGTATATTTATGAATTACCTTGTCAACAGGTACCAACTAAGGAACTGCTGAGAAAGAcggaagaggagaaggaggaggagatggaGCTGTTTGAAAGggagatggagaaaaaaatacaactccgGAAGGAGATCTTTCTGGATGTTGAGCAATCAAAATGGCAAAAAGAGTTGAGTACACTCTTTTGCCAGGAGGAACTGATGAGAGATGATGGGCCAGCGGAGCAGTCaaagagggaaaaggaaatGATGTTAAGTCACCAACTAGACCAGTTGaggaaagaggaagaggaggaaatggAGAAATTGAGGATAGAGAAAGACAAACAAATATGGCAACAAAATGAGGCGATAAGGAGAGAAGATAAGTTAATGAGGGACAAAGAGACAAGTGTACGGCTTCACCAGGAAGCATCGAGAATGAAAGAGGAGGAGATGGATCAATTTGAAACTGAAATGAAGACAACACATCTCCACAAGGAGAAACTCCTTACGGATTGTCAGGAGAAGCTTTTGAGAAATaaagaggaggaagcagagCAGTTCAAATGGAAACTGGAGATGCAAATGCATCTCTGCCAGAAGGAAGAGGAGATAGAGCAATTGAGGCACATCCAGGAGGTACGGATTAGTCGGCAAAAGGAGGAGCTGATAagcgaggaagaggaagagattGCTCGATTGATGACGGAAAAAGAGACAAGAGTCTGTCGACAAAAGGTGGAGTTGaggaaagaggaagaggaagaagtggAGAGATTGAAGCACGCAAAGGAAATGAGACTTCGTCACCGCCGGGAAGAACTGAGAAaaggggaagaggaggaggaggaatggTTGAAGAAGGAAATCGACATGAGGAAATGTTTCTTTGAAGAGGAGATCAATAGAGCTCAAAGGGAGGCAGAGCAGTTAATGATGCAAAAGCAGATGAAGCGGCAATTCTGCCTCGAAGTGCTCAGGAAAGAGGAAGTGGAGCAAGCAGAGCAGTTGAAGAGGGAAAAGGAGATACGGATGTTTCAACAAAAGGAGGAGCTGATGGAAGAGGAAATGGAGGAGGTGGCACTCTTGAAGAAGGAGGTGGATGAAAGAATCCGTCGCTACCTGGAAGAGCTGAGAtgtgaggaagaagaggaagcacAGCAACTGAAGCGGGAGAAGGAGATGAGAATGCAGCACCACCTGGAGGGGCTCcagagagaggaggaggagcaggcgGACGTTTTGAAgaaggagaagaatgttcgatttAATCTAAGCCAGGAACAACAGCTAAGAGAAAAGCAGGCGGAGGAGGAGAGGTTGAAAAATGACATTGAAAGGAGCAAACGTCTTCATGAAGAGGAGCTTCGTAGGGAAGAAGACGAGGCTCAGCAAAGGAAAAGGGAAAGGGCCACGAGAACACATTTACGACAGCAAGAGGAACTCAAGAGACATGAAGAGGAGCAAACGGCGAGAGACAAAATGATGCGGCTGCACCAAGAGGAAATGAGGAGAGAGGAAGAAGAGAACGAGCAGTTGATGAGGGAAAAGGATTTGAGGAACTCTCTCTTAACCGATCAACATAGcagagaggatgaggaggaggaggttgcGTGGCTTAGGAGGGGCAAAGAGATGAGGATCAGGCTTTATCAGGAGAGGCTGAGAagagaggaagaggacgagGTGGAATCTTTCAAGAGAAAACAAATGACCAGAATGTGCCTTCACCAGGAGATGCTTAAAagagaggaagaaaaagaagtggAGCAGCTACAGAGGGAAAGACAGACGAGAATGAGTGTCTTCCAAGAAGAACTGAGAAGACAAGAGGTGAATGAGTTGGAGAAATTATGGAGGGAAATGACAGAGAGATCACATCACCTCCTGGAGGGGTTGCAAGAAGAGGAGAAACCTTTGATCGATGAAAATGCTGGGAGAAAAAATATTCAGTCTAGCAGTGAGGGAAAGaaggcaaaacggctaaagggaCAGAAGAAGGAGAGAAGGTTGGAGAAGGCCAAATCATGGCCTCGCAGGAAAGAGCACAGCACAAAGAAAGAAGCGAAAGGGCTTTTTATGAGAGAGATGGAGAGACCAAAGAAGGACCATGGAGAGGAACTGCAAAGCGACAATGAGGCAGACAAATCGAAGAGAGCGATGACACAATCATGGATAAGCCTGGAGTTGAGCACAGAAGGAGAAGTGGAAGGGCAATTTGCAAAGAAGATAGATTCAAGAACAATGTGCCACGGAGAGGAGAAAGAAAGGACACAATCATGGCTAACCCAGGAGTCAAGCACAGAAGAAGAAGTGGCATGGAAATTTCCAAGGAAGATGGAGTCAAGAACAATGCTCCATGGAGACGAGACGGCGGTGACACAGTCGTGGCCAAGCCAGGAGTCCACCACAGAGGAAGAAGTGGAAGTGCACTATGTAAGGCACATTGGGGCAAAAACAAGACTCCGTGGGGGAAGACTAAGAAGTCAAGATGAGGAAGTCGGCTTCTGGGAAAGAGAGAGCAGAGTGCCGCTCCGCCACGAGATGAAAGAAGATGAGTTTGAAAGATTTAGGAGAGAGAAGACGAGATCGTGGCCCTGCAGGAAGGCGCATGGCACAAGGGAAGGAGTGAAAGGGCTCTTCATAGGGGGAACGGAGACGCAAACAAGTCTCCATAAAGAGGGCTCCAGAAGTGAAGATGATGAGGGAGAGCTCTTCAACAAGGAGAAGATCCTATCGTTGGTCCGCCAGGTGGAGCTGAGGAAAGAAGAGGATGAGGCACAACAGTTGGAGCGAGAGAAGACCAAAACATGGCCTCGCATGAAGGAGCGCAGCACAAAGAAAGAAGCAAAAGAGCTCTTTAGGAGGGAGATCGAGAGAAAGAGAATGCTCCGCGAAGATGAGTCGAGAAGTGAGGATGAGCAGGAAAAGGGGCAGATGCAGCTCCATCTGAAGAAGGTGATGAGGAAAGAGGATAAGGAACAGCAGTTTGAGAAAGAGAAGGCAAAATCGTGGCCACGCAGGAAGGAGACGTTTAAGGGGGAACTCTCTAAAGATGAACTGAGAAATGAGGATGAAAAGGAAGGGAGCTTGGGAATGGCGCTGAGAATGTCGCTCAGCGAGGCGGAATTGAAGGAGATTGAGGATGAGGCAGAACGTCCAGAGAAAGAGAAGACAAAATCAGGGATTTGCACAGAGGAAGATATCAAATTtagattgataaaaaaaattgaaacacAAACAAGTTTCCATGAAGATGATGTGGGAGATGAGGAAGATGAGATATGGTGCTCCTCAGGAGATGAGGAAAAGGAAGGCCCGGTGGGGAGTCAGAAGCAGGTAGAAAGGTCAAGACAGGAAAATGAAACGCATGTCCAGCAGGAGGTAAGAAA harbors:
- the LOC137839551 gene encoding trichohyalin-like isoform X9, which gives rise to MDVKERADQVTEAPKSQAESRNESSSKYVWSKPKDGHNTGTFDIEGSEDEEEDSPITDSEVAIRVVDPAEEITELEVQSDDQSPESPEQEVLFLLCFQVSERVLDSSDSVFETETSSKSQDESGNDSSVEDEDIQCGVTCGRSLAKHKEDFPKTNDVPTKELLRKTEEEKEEEMELFEREMEKKIQLRKEIFLDVEQSKWQKELSTLFCQEELMRDDGPAEQSKREKEMMLSHQLDQLRKEEEEEMEKLRIEKDKQIWQQNEAIRREDKLMRDKETSVRLHQEASRMKEEEMDQFETEMKTTHLHKEKLLTDCQEKLLRNKEEEAEQFKWKLEMQMHLCQKEEEIEQLRHIQEVRISRQKEELISEEEEEIARLMTEKETRVCRQKVELRKEEEEEVERLKHAKEMRLRHRREELRKGEEEEEEWLKKEIDMRKCFFEEEINRAQREAEQLMMQKQMKRQFCLEVLRKEEVEQAEQLKREKEIRMFQQKEELMEEEMEEVALLKKEVDERIRRYLEELRCEEEEEAQQLKREKEMRMQHHLEGLQREEEEQADVLKKEKNVRFNLSQEQQLREKQAEEERLKNDIERSKRLHEEELRREEDEAQQRKRERATRTHLRQQEELKRHEEEQTARDKMMRLHQEEMRREEEENEQLMREKDLRNSLLTDQHSREDEEEEVAWLRRGKEMRIRLYQERLRREEEDEVESFKRKQMTRMCLHQEMLKREEEKEVEQLQRERQTRMSVFQEELRRQEVNELEKLWREMTERSHHLLEGLQEEEKPLIDENAGRKNIQSSSEGKKAKRLKGQKKERRLEKAKSWPRRKEHSTKKEAKGLFMREMERPKKDHGEELQSDNEADKSKRAMTQSWISLELSTEGEVEGQFAKKIDSRTMCHGEEKERTQSWLTQESSTEEEVAWKFPRKMESRTMLHGDETAVTQSWPSQESTTEEEVEVHYVRHIGAKTRLRGGRLRSQDEEVGFWERESRVPLRHEMKEDEFERFRREKTRSWPCRKAHGTREGVKGLFIGGTETQTSLHKEGSRSEDDEGELFNKEKILSLVRQVELRKEEDEAQQLEREKTKTWPRMKERSTKKEAKELFRREIERKRMLREDESRSEDEQEKGQMQLHLKKVMRKEDKEQQFEKEKAKSWPRRKETFKGELSKDELRNEDEKEGSLGMALRMSLSEAELKEIEDEAERPEKEKTKSGICTEEDIKFRLIKKIETQTSFHEDDVGDEEDEIWCSSGDEEKEGPVGSQKQVERSRQENETHVQQEVRKDDAEEEDFLKRQKQRRIFLITEKLKQEEKEEVEALQREKDTRMRQYKEKLRRDEEVEADNLKRAKEQRICLLLEKLKQEEEEEAERLKRDKEMRMSLLHEKMQSEVEDGQSKWGNEGRTCLHQEEQNKHGEKEKRTREDLRKEDKEAAEETAQVGQSRNEKEKPSHLQEEVQVQVQRTRHSQETSRNTEDNEVEQFKMEEKRTHYSQDNLKTEEDNDAEQLKVESENRMDRLQDELKRETEELINKLKAEKQKRTRLRQINQWGEIEERKLKTEYKERLKALRQYLLAKRRDEETLLDKMFEEKEKLTESAWMDRDEDQLQFRQDRKAAIRALCLAIEDERETENDNMKAERRQFFERIKAEPEEDLHELRTRFQEDRTENLKCLNPEIVSQHEQEKSFNPGFRSTFSPTNRPAPESQHEIFSAFRSTSQRIKTAHPSPFRPTLAAPHPRNTTPTYSTTHPSSLLSHAKATLPANPFITTSLKETYMMNPSVGYCNQLGLNRFNEITVYRFQRQNSQWTASPL